From Topomyia yanbarensis strain Yona2022 chromosome 1, ASM3024719v1, whole genome shotgun sequence, one genomic window encodes:
- the LOC131678631 gene encoding integrin alpha-PS2 isoform X4, with the protein MQQFDEYSPCRTMFWGYHRQGSCQAGFSASLTKTGDRVFVGAPGSFYWQGQVYSINTDAVFPYKPPRYGQFGEGGQIYSFSLNNPKDKVYATKESTSSEDDSYLGYSSVTGDFNGDGNMGVAVGMPRGGGLLGKVVIFSWNMTNQQNITGEQIGAYFGYSLAVVDVDGDKLDDLIVGAPMYTEPNNEGKYETGRVYIIYQDKVNKFQEVETRDGINSKARFGLSVCSLGDINLDGFGDFAVGAPYDGPHGRGAVYVYHGSPTGPLAKPSQVIMAEDISGVSRISTFGFSVAGGIDLDGNQYPDMVVGAYETDKALVFKSRPVAVMEASSLFETENKLISLDDHNCTLRDRKQVPCTVVNSCMKYNGINVPPTLDIEVSWVLDSKKSRNPRMFFLNEEGRNIRNQSIRLYRGKLECKSERVYIAENIRDKITPLEVEMKYNLRQSNYSQQRRRRATVEPVLDQNRGTVQKDSINIQKNCGPDNVCIPDLRLQVNMVDEYLLGSGKLLGVEILISNFGEDAFEAGFYMTIPPELNFRRVEKVGEIKDTPILCTTPPGATNGTLKCDIGNPLSSGKVVNFKVLLSPSIKVGMAPSYDFYMEANSTNSEQEGSQLDNIFEKSVGIAIKTDLSISGVSLPEDFLYNYTEYRSVEEAETEHHLGPQVVHIYEIRNEGPSTIDEAEFFVMWPYETNDGDPLMYLLVQPETSGNIKCQPSSYINPRDLAIENPRKSYLEKVGASGGSHESSSRTEFRSSGTGGTSTGYTRETTVGGSSITSFGSSSGSGTGYNAGSSSSSGSSASSGSSSSSSSRSSSGSSLSSGSSSTSGSSATSGSSATSGSSSSSGFRTTGGTSQGHRQTDLTDFEKSRLDDEENQESTGDASYVHRQRAESAASHAHSQFAANDQRFGSASAAADRGSGVSREYSHTSSWNSSSINGGPAVTYSASRNRTVYRGEDGRVQVSESSTEHYGKSVAAFAGVGANVDGQVLHKEDFSDIYRQDERNRIAATDETRSYRISSGGYRQGTNSDASRSGSSSFSTNAALAGQSGTSASRQDSGVYKSDSSRTEDVSQDISQLSSRTHAAVQGSATAGESSVTTGRRRMQSQQDGEQSRPDLITGVSTIERLAQGRGGFQTATLDLGTLNRQNVDEEVRRSGSGRVASESSSSYGSRGSSHSGHVSGQEERQQGESQSSSSSSSSSSRTHSSSSHTASTSSTDHRDGSQSGYSQHQQSAAYGGILNEEDGDDYVDEYEEGDVGYDDQHDTRGGYGSTYHNSRAHPNLGHDSIDQRFKYYKHFDRRQRRQVVNVEDENDRILNEALQCGATRCAIIHCMAGPIGDKDIAFIGLRTRIVTHTLHKISAGATINFSTMTVARVTRLPYIGRPKEMPLKTHEIQMTATPEPIPKPDEVPLWIIVLAACAGTIILLLLIYLLSKCGFFKRNRPTDTQERQPLNRNGNYHGDEHL; encoded by the exons GTCAAATCTACTCCTTCAGCTTGAACAATCCAAAGGACAAAGTGTACGCTACCAAAGAGAGCACTTCATCGGAGGATGATTCATATCTGGGTTATTCGTCGGTTACCGGGGACTTCAACGGGGATGGTAACATGGGCGTAGCAGTTGGCATGCCCCGAGGTGGCGGTTTACTGGGGAAAGTGGTTATATTCTCCTGGAATATGACCAATCAGCAGAACATCACGGGTGAACAGATCGGGGCCTACTTCGGTTATTCGCTTGCTGTGGTTGACGTGGATGGAGATAAGCTAGATGATCTTATTGTGGGAGCACCCATGTACACCGAACCTAATAATGAGGGAAAGTATGAAACTGGACGGGTTTATATTATCTATCAGGATAAGGTAAACAAGTTCCAGGAGGTGGAGACTCGAGATGGGATTAATTCTAAAGCAAGATTTGGACTGTCGGTTTGTTCGCTGGGCGACATTAATTTGGATGGGTTCGGAGACTTTGCTGTGGGAGCTCCATACGATGGACCGCATGGACGAGGAGCGGTATATGTGTACCACGGCTCTCCAACTGGACCGCTAGCTAAGCCTTCGCAGGTGATTATGGCGGAGGATATTTCCGGAGTTTCTCGGATTTCAACTTTCGGGTTTTCGGTAGCCGGAGGTATCGATCTGGATGGGAATCAGTATCCTGATATGGTGGTCGGAGCCTACGAAACGGACAAAGCTCTAGTGTTTAAATCTCGACCGGTGGCCGTGATGGAAGCCAGCTCCTTGTTTGAGACTGAAAATAAACTGATCTCATTGGATGACCACAATTGTACACTACGGGATCGCAAACAAGTTCCGTGTACGGTTGTGAATTCGTGTATGAAGTACAACGGTATTAACGTTCCACCAACGCTGGATATTGAGGTGTCGTGGGTATTGGACTCCAAAAAGTCTCGCAACCCTCGCATGTTCTTCCTGAACGAGGAAGGCCGCAACATTCGCAACCAATCCATACGGCTATATCGTGGTAAGCTGGAGTGTAAGAGCGAACGGGTCTACATCGCAGAAAATATCCGAGACAAAATCACTCCGCTAGAGGTTGAGATGAAGTACAACCTGCGGCAGAGTAACTACAGTCAACAACGGCGTCGACGAGCCACAGTCGAACCTGTATTGGATCAAAATCGGGGAACTGTTCAAAAGGATTCAATAAACATCCAGAAAAATTGCGGACCGGACAATGTTTGCATCCCGGATCTTCGGCTACAGGTGAATATGGTGGACGAGTATCTGCTAGGTTCTGGAAAGCTTCTTGGGGttgaaattttgatttccaACTTTGGTGAGGATGCATTCGAAGCTGGTTTCTATATGACGATTCCTCCAGAGTTGAATTTTAGACGTGTGGAAAAGGTGGGCGAAATTAAGGACACTCCAATTTTGTGCACGACTCCACCGGGAGCAACTAACGGTACGCTTAAGTGTGACATTGGTAATCCTTTGTCCAGTGGCAAGGTTGTCAACTTCAAAGTTCTACTATCGCCGTCTATCAAAGTCGGAATGGCACCTAGCTATGACTTTTATATGGAAGCCAACTCCACCAACTCCGAACAGGAGGGCTCCCAGCTGGACAATATTTTCGAGAAGAGCGTCGGTATCGCCATTAAGACTGACCTTTCAATATCCGGAGTTTCTCTGCCGGAAGACTTCCTGTACAACTACACGGAATACCGATCTGTTGAAGAAGCCGAAACGGAACACCATCTAGGTCCACAGGTCGTGCATATCTACGAAATTCGTAACGAAGGACCATCAACTATCGACGAAGCTGAATTCTTCGTTATGTGGCCATACGAAACAAATGATGGTGATCCACTAATGTATTTACTTGTACAACCGGAAACAAGCGGCAATATCAAATGTCAACCAAGCAGCTACATCAACCCTCGTGACCTAGCAATCGAGAATCCACGGAAAAGCTATCTGGAGAAAGTGGGAGCTTCGGGAGGCAGTCACGAATCTTCCTCCAGAACAGAGTTTCGCTCATCCGGGACGGGTGGAACCTCAACAGGATACACTCGCGAAACAACAGTAGGTGGATCAAGCATAACAAGCTTTGGTTCAAGTTCTGGTTCCGGCACAGGATATAATGCAGGTTCTAGTTCATCATCTGGTTCCAGTGCATCATCAGGATCTAGTTCATCGTCAAGTTCTAGATCATCATCAGGTTCTAGTTTATCATCAGGTTCTAGTTCAACATCAGGTTCTAGTGCAACATCAGGCTCTAGTGCAACATCAGGTTCTAGCTCATCATCGGGTTTCCGCACCACCGGTGGAACATCGCAAGGGCATCGACAGACAGATCTGACCGATTTCGAAAAAAGTCGGTTGGACGATGAAGAAAATCAGGAGTCTACCGGTGACGCTTCCTATGTACACCGGCAGCGAGCGGAAAGTGCTGCCTCCCATGCGCACTCGCAATTTGCAGCCAACGATCAGCGCTTTGGATCCGCATCCGCCGCAGCAGACCGTGGAAGTGGAGTATCGCGCGAGTATTCTCACACCAGCAGTTGGAATTCATCTAGCATAAATGGTGGACCAGCAGTGACATATAGTGCCAGCCGCAATCGGACTGTGTACCGGGGCGAAGATGGACGGGTGCAAGTTAGTGAAAGTAGTACGGAACACTACGGTAAATCGGTGGCTGCATTCGCCGGTGTCGGAGCAAATGTCGATGGTCAAGTGCTGCACAAGGAAGACTTCAGCGATATCTATCGACAAGATGAGAGAAATAGAATTGCTGCAACTGATGAGACTAGATCGTATCGGATCAGTTCTGGTGGTTACCGACAGGGTACTAA CTCCGACGCATCTCGTTCCGGATCTTCTTCATTCTCAACTAACGCTGCTTTGGCTGGCCAAAGCGGTACATCAGCATCTAGACAAGACAGCGGAGTCTACAAAAGCGATTCTTCGCGCACCGAAGATGTCAGCCAGGACATTTCGCAACTCAGCTCGCGAACTCATGCTGCCGTTCAGGGAAGTGCTACTGCTGGAGAATCTAGTGTAACTACGGGCCGGCGTCGGATGCAAAGTCAACAGGATGGTGAACAATCACGGCCTGATTTGATAACCGGAGTGTCGACAATCGAGCGGCTAGCGCAGGGTCGTGGAGGATTCCAGACTGCAACCTTAGATTTGGGAACTCTCAATCGACAGAATGTTGATGAAGAGGTTAGACGAAGTGGTAGTGGCCGAGTCGCTAGCGAAAGTAGTTCCTCTTATGGGTCACGTGGATCATCGCATAGTGGACATGTTTCGGGTCAAGAGGAACGGCAGCAGGGTGAGTCGCAATCTTCgtcctcgtcgtcgtcgtcatcgagCAGAACGCATTCAAGCTCGTCGCATACTGCTAGTACGTCGAGCACTGATCATCGAGATGGAAGTCAAAGTGGTTACTCACAGCACCAGCAAAGTGCCGCTTATGGTGGAATTCTCAATGAGGAAGATGGGGATGATTATGTCGATGAATACGAAGAAGGAGATGTTGGCTATGATGATCAACACGATACTCGAGGAGGTTACGGATCAA CTTATCACAACTCACGAGCTCATCCTAATCTGGGACACGATAGCATAGATCAACGATTCAAGTATTATAAACACTTCGACCGTCGCCAGCGGCGTCAGGTTGTCAACGTGGAAGACGAGAACGATCGTATACTCAACGAAGCACTTCAATGTGGAGCGACCCGGTGTGCTATCATTCACTGTATGGCTGGTCCCATCGGGGACAAGGATATAGCCTTCATTGGACTGCGGACACGAATCGTTACGCACACGTTACACAAAATTTCAGCCGGGGCGACGATCAACTTTTCGACGATGACGGTTGCCCGGGTAACCCGGCTGCCGTACATTGGCCGACCGAAGGAGATGCCACTGAAGACGCACGAAATTCAGATGACGGCAACGCCAGAACCAATCCCCAAGCCGGACGAGGTGCCTCTCTGGATAATAGTGCTGGCTGCCTGTGCCGGTACGATTATTCTGCTGCTGCTCATCTATCTGCTGTCTAAG